CGGCCTCTCTTCTTCAAGTAGGTTTAGGACTCATGGCCACGGTCGTTTTTGTGGTGGGAATGAACGAAAAAGCCGAGGGAATCTTACGAGGGCGATTGGTCGGGGATGTGTTGGTCTGCGGCGTGTTGTTGTGGGGCCACCGAAATCGATTCACGTTCGACCATTCCTGGCCGAGAATTCGACGGTTGTTGGCCTACGGTCTTCCTTATCTACCCGCCGGACTGGCCATCATCTGGATTAATCTTTCCGGGCGCTATTTTTTGAATCTGTTTTCATCCCTCGGTGAGGTCGGCGTGTACGCCATCGCCCAGAAACTATCCGGTTTTGTAAATTTGTTGCTCATTCAACCCTTTGGCACCGCTTGGCTTCCGATCATGTTTGAGCTGGGTAAAAGAAATAATGCGCCTCTCATTTATGCCAGGGTCGCCACCTACTACTTATTCTGTGCGGCCTTCAGCTTCCTGATCCTGACTCTGTTCCTGCCCGAGATTTTTCTGATCTTCACGACCAAGGGTTACCAAAGCGGAACGAAAGTGTACCCGATTCTGGTATTGGCCTTGCTCGTGTACGGGTTATTTTATGTTCTCTCCATCGGGATTTTCCTGAAAAGCCGGAATTGGGTGATGCCGTACATCTACGGGGCCGGTATTATCGTCAATCTCCTGTCCAATACGATCCTGGTCCGGTTGTACGGTGCTTGGGGGGCGGCTTTGTCGATGCTATTGACCTTTATCGTGGTCTCGGGTTGTCAGGGGCTGATAGCCCAACGGTATTATCCCATACCGTTTGAGTTTAATCGCCTGGGCAAGATCTTATTGGTGGGGGTGATTCTTTTCATGACCGGGCGGTTTTTTATGTCCGAGGGGGTTCCCCACCTGGTCCTGAGAACGGGATTGATCGCGCTGTTTCCCGTGGCGTTGTACGGGTTGGGATTTTTTACCGATGAGGAACGAAACAGGGCCTTCTATTTTTCTCATCACCTCCGGCTTCGCGGCGCATTGATCGCGAAGGCGATTCTAAAACGACGAGAACAATGAACGATGAATGAGCCGGTAAAAATCGCCTTTATTACGAACCTCTGTCCCACTTACCGTGTCAAGGCGTTTCAAGGTTTGGCCAAGCGGTACGATGTCGATTTTTATTTCTACTGCAGACCGGAGGACTCCAGGGTAAGCCATCTGGAAATCGTCAGCGACGCCGAACGGTTTCACTATTTGACCACGGCTCAAATTCTTATGCGCTTGTTCACCCAAAACTATCCGGTTGTGATTAAGTGCAGCAACGGGAAGTACATTACACTCCTGTCCTTTCTAACGGCCAAGTTAATGCGAAAAAAATTCATCTTTTGGCATTCCATGTGGTACACGCCTCAAACGCTTTTCCGAAGGTTTTCGATGCCGGTTTTAAAATGGATATTCAAATATTCGGATGCGGTTGTGGTCTACGGGGAACACGGTAAAAAGTATCTGGAGTCGCACGGCGTGGAACCCCGGAAAATTTTCATCGCCTGGCAGTCCGTCGATAACGAATTGTTCGCTAAAGCGGTCCCTGCGAAAGCGCTTTCGACGATCCGCGGAGCCCGCGCTGCGGCCGGAAAAAA
This genomic window from Nitrospiria bacterium contains:
- a CDS encoding oligosaccharide flippase family protein translates to MTVFRDITRQTVIYGAGAGLNGAVGFILIPIVTRYLLPNEYGTYALLEIALQFLVTVYGLGFNVSLLKGYSEADDSVSKINLINNVLIFLATTSFIFSGVIIALAGPISNGLFAGVPEHLIVYIGLIVFFESIWALFLAIYRAEQKAVRYLAASLLQVGLGLMATVVFVVGMNEKAEGILRGRLVGDVLVCGVLLWGHRNRFTFDHSWPRIRRLLAYGLPYLPAGLAIIWINLSGRYFLNLFSSLGEVGVYAIAQKLSGFVNLLLIQPFGTAWLPIMFELGKRNNAPLIYARVATYYLFCAAFSFLILTLFLPEIFLIFTTKGYQSGTKVYPILVLALLVYGLFYVLSIGIFLKSRNWVMPYIYGAGIIVNLLSNTILVRLYGAWGAALSMLLTFIVVSGCQGLIAQRYYPIPFEFNRLGKILLVGVILFMTGRFFMSEGVPHLVLRTGLIALFPVALYGLGFFTDEERNRAFYFSHHLRLRGALIAKAILKRREQ
- a CDS encoding glycosyltransferase family 4 protein, with amino-acid sequence MNEPVKIAFITNLCPTYRVKAFQGLAKRYDVDFYFYCRPEDSRVSHLEIVSDAERFHYLTTAQILMRLFTQNYPVVIKCSNGKYITLLSFLTAKLMRKKFIFWHSMWYTPQTLFRRFSMPVLKWIFKYSDAVVVYGEHGKKYLESHGVEPRKIFIAWQSVDNELFAKAVPAKALSTIRGARAAAGKKVVLFVGRFVEEKGVSYLIEAVAQLKDDGLCLMLVGEGPLKEALEKQCVENRLDCFVFVGKVPNSELYKYYALADVFVLPSITTREFKEPWGLVVNEAMNQGTPVVVTDAVGAGVGGLVQEGVNGFVVPERDSQSLSVALRKIISDDALRAAMGQNAKRVIKDWTYERMVEGFTDAIAYAQGAKK